The following coding sequences are from one Streptomyces sp. NBC_01294 window:
- the rpsG gene encoding 30S ribosomal protein S7: protein MPRKGPAPKRPVIIDPVYASPLVTSLINKILLNGKRSTAERIVYGAMEGLREKTGADPVITLKRALENVKPSLEVKSRRVGGATYQVPIEVKPGRASTLALRWVVGYSRARREKTMTERLMNELLDASNGLGAAVKKREDTHKMAESNKAFAHYRW from the coding sequence ATGCCTCGTAAGGGCCCCGCCCCGAAGCGCCCGGTCATCATCGACCCGGTCTACGCATCTCCTCTGGTGACGTCGCTCATCAACAAGATCCTCCTGAACGGCAAGCGCTCCACCGCCGAGCGCATCGTTTACGGCGCCATGGAAGGCCTCCGCGAGAAGACCGGCGCTGACCCGGTCATCACGCTGAAGCGCGCGCTGGAGAACGTCAAGCCGTCGCTCGAGGTCAAGTCCCGCCGTGTCGGTGGCGCCACCTACCAGGTGCCGATCGAGGTCAAGCCCGGTCGCGCCTCCACCCTCGCGCTGCGTTGGGTCGTGGGTTACTCCCGCGCCCGTCGTGAGAAGACCATGACCGAGCGCCTCATGAACGAGCTGCTCGACGCCTCCAACGGTCTTGGCGCTGCCGTCAAGAAGCGCGAGGACACGCACAAGATGGCCGAGTCCAACAAGGCCTTCGCGCACTACCGCTGGTAG
- the rpsL gene encoding 30S ribosomal protein S12: MPTIQQLVRKGRQDKVEKTKTPALEASPQRRGVCTRVFTTTPKKPNSALRKVARVRLTSGIEVTAYIPGEGHNLQEHSIVLVRGGRVKDLPGVRYKIIRGALDTQAVKNRKQARSRYGAKKEK; the protein is encoded by the coding sequence GTGCCTACGATCCAGCAGCTGGTCCGTAAGGGCCGGCAGGACAAGGTCGAGAAGACAAAGACCCCCGCGCTTGAGGCTTCGCCCCAGCGTCGCGGCGTCTGCACGCGTGTGTTCACGACCACCCCGAAGAAGCCGAACTCGGCGCTGCGCAAGGTCGCGCGTGTGCGTCTGACCTCTGGCATCGAGGTCACCGCTTACATTCCGGGTGAGGGACACAACCTGCAGGAGCACTCGATCGTGCTCGTGCGTGGTGGCCGTGTGAAGGACCTGCCGGGTGTTCGTTACAAGATCATCCGCGGTGCGCTTGACACCCAGGCTGTCAAGAACCGCAAGCAGGCCCGCAGCCGCTACGGCGCCAAGAAGGAGAAGTAA
- a CDS encoding YfhO family protein, with the protein MGTLAPEPTTVDARPPAPARLPAPRRSGPFRGPLLALLLTSAAFCTAWVARGTFPFGATGRAVNDQANQYVPFHRGLWDLVHGQAAGDMLFTWRGGFGQQFLSDYHTYLGNPFSWLAVLVPRAHVDLAVFAITPITMGTAAALMTVYLGRLHPGPWWQRGVLGAAYGLCGWALSDGSYIPMWLWGLVALPMLGIAVEWCLEGRRWPGVALLVALAWFGNFYTAMMATMAACVLLAIRMATRDMTGAQRLRALWRAATAAGTGLLLTLPLLLPSFLSSGAAQPTRAAAFDPVRIEIFLAGMLPATHLWGGRPRLYVASLGLILAGAFVFNTRIARRTRLVWGAATLLVAASFQFPPTQYVWHGLAVPNGNPYREAFVFSGMLVITAWLALAHRPRPLHLAAVASLLVAATFALRRTDDFGGWTWPAVLGGGALSLLALVLLRLGEKRRYLIPVAATLMIGTVFAESTVAAASADARRARERWAKPIATSNRSIGNHFEAVREVNGWPAYRTDSGAPQTSYNDALALRAEGPQYYSSYLPEVTYRALAPLGYGFKNDGRTFFGADNPVLDAIFSIGARVRPGTAPDTWTASKFPAPPLVTVRTGPYTSPHPADSVYARQENVLGATVYQVPRVTRGGTATEQRYAARCTPGSEAYWSSPALYGTLRAGGTEKRLEDRMTGVTPLGAVPASGKVDVTVSTRTRGADAGNHPLGCLDRPALAKAVRHLTTTGATSVRTGGHTIEATLPPGAAGTAVLAMTDIPGWRCSAPVRSFHGLVSLPLTPGTTKVSCTFTPKGLTPGLAGAALALMALTASTATTLRRRRA; encoded by the coding sequence TTGGGGACCCTGGCACCCGAGCCGACCACCGTCGACGCCCGTCCCCCCGCCCCGGCCCGCCTACCGGCCCCCCGCCGGTCCGGACCGTTCCGCGGTCCCCTGCTCGCGTTGCTCCTCACCTCGGCCGCCTTCTGCACGGCCTGGGTGGCACGCGGAACCTTCCCCTTCGGCGCCACCGGCCGGGCCGTGAACGACCAGGCCAACCAGTACGTGCCCTTCCACCGCGGGCTGTGGGACCTGGTCCACGGGCAGGCCGCCGGCGACATGCTCTTCACCTGGCGCGGCGGCTTCGGACAGCAGTTCCTGTCCGACTACCACACCTATCTGGGCAATCCCTTCTCCTGGCTGGCCGTCCTCGTCCCGCGGGCCCACGTCGACCTCGCCGTCTTCGCGATCACCCCGATCACCATGGGCACCGCCGCCGCCCTGATGACCGTGTACCTCGGCAGGCTGCACCCCGGCCCGTGGTGGCAGCGGGGCGTGCTCGGAGCCGCGTACGGCCTGTGCGGCTGGGCGCTCAGCGACGGCTCGTACATCCCGATGTGGCTGTGGGGCCTGGTCGCGCTCCCGATGCTCGGCATCGCCGTCGAGTGGTGCCTGGAGGGCCGCCGCTGGCCGGGCGTGGCCCTGCTGGTCGCGCTCGCCTGGTTCGGGAACTTCTACACCGCGATGATGGCCACGATGGCCGCCTGCGTCCTGCTGGCCATCCGCATGGCCACCCGCGACATGACCGGCGCGCAGCGGCTGCGCGCCCTGTGGCGGGCCGCCACGGCCGCGGGGACCGGGTTGCTGCTCACCCTCCCCCTCCTCCTGCCGTCGTTCCTGTCCAGCGGCGCCGCGCAGCCCACCAGGGCCGCGGCCTTCGACCCCGTACGGATCGAGATCTTCCTCGCGGGCATGCTCCCGGCCACCCACCTGTGGGGCGGCCGCCCGCGGCTCTACGTCGCCTCGCTCGGCCTGATCCTGGCCGGCGCCTTCGTCTTCAACACCCGCATCGCGCGGAGGACCCGCCTGGTGTGGGGGGCCGCGACCCTGCTCGTGGCCGCCTCCTTCCAGTTCCCGCCCACCCAGTACGTGTGGCACGGGCTGGCGGTGCCGAACGGCAACCCGTACCGCGAGGCGTTCGTCTTCAGCGGGATGCTCGTGATCACCGCCTGGCTGGCGCTGGCCCACCGGCCGCGCCCGCTGCACCTGGCCGCGGTCGCATCGCTGCTGGTGGCGGCCACCTTCGCGCTCCGCCGCACCGACGACTTCGGCGGCTGGACCTGGCCGGCCGTCCTCGGCGGCGGGGCGCTCTCGCTGCTGGCCCTGGTCCTGCTGCGGCTCGGCGAGAAGCGCCGGTACCTGATCCCGGTGGCCGCCACCCTGATGATCGGCACCGTCTTCGCCGAGTCCACGGTCGCGGCGGCGAGCGCCGACGCCCGCCGGGCCCGCGAGCGCTGGGCGAAGCCGATCGCCACCTCGAACCGGTCGATCGGCAACCACTTCGAGGCCGTCCGGGAGGTGAACGGCTGGCCCGCGTACCGGACCGACTCGGGGGCGCCCCAGACCTCGTACAACGACGCCCTGGCCCTGCGGGCGGAAGGGCCGCAGTACTACAGCAGCTACCTCCCCGAGGTCACCTACCGGGCCCTGGCGCCCCTCGGATACGGCTTCAAGAACGACGGCCGGACCTTCTTCGGCGCCGACAACCCGGTACTCGACGCGATCTTCTCGATCGGAGCCCGGGTCCGCCCCGGAACCGCGCCGGACACCTGGACGGCCTCGAAGTTCCCGGCTCCCCCGCTGGTCACGGTCCGCACCGGCCCGTACACCTCACCCCACCCCGCGGACAGCGTCTACGCCCGCCAGGAGAACGTCCTGGGCGCCACCGTCTACCAGGTCCCCCGGGTCACCCGCGGGGGCACCGCCACCGAGCAGAGGTACGCGGCCCGGTGCACCCCCGGCTCCGAGGCCTACTGGTCCTCCCCCGCCCTCTACGGCACCCTCCGCGCCGGCGGCACCGAGAAGCGGCTGGAGGACCGGATGACCGGGGTGACCCCCCTGGGCGCCGTGCCGGCCTCGGGGAAGGTCGACGTCACCGTGTCGACCCGGACGCGGGGCGCGGACGCCGGGAACCACCCGCTCGGCTGCCTGGACCGCCCGGCGCTCGCCAAGGCCGTCCGCCACCTGACCACCACCGGGGCCACCTCGGTCCGCACGGGCGGCCACACCATCGAGGCCACCCTCCCCCCGGGCGCCGCGGGCACGGCCGTCCTCGCGATGACGGACATCCCCGGCTGGCGGTGCTCGGCCCCGGTGCGGAGCTTCCACGGCCTGGTCTCCCTCCCCCTCACCCCGGGCACGACCAAGGTCTCCTGCACCTTCACCCCGAAGGGCCTCACCCCGGGCCTGGCGGGCGCCGCCCTCGCCCTGATGGCCCTCACCGCCTCCACCGCCACCACACTCCGCCGCCGGCGCGCCTGA
- a CDS encoding DNA-directed RNA polymerase subunit beta', with amino-acid sequence MLDVNFFDELRIGLATADDIRTWSHGEVKKPETINYRTLKPEKDGLFCEKIFGPTRDWECYCGKYKRVRFKGIICERCGVEVTRAKVRRERMGHIELAAPVTHIWYFKGVPSRLGYLLDLAPKDLEKVIYFAAYMITFVDDERRTRDLPSLEAHVSVERQQIENRRDADLEGRAKKLETDLGELEAEGAKADVRRKVREGAEREMKQLRDRAQREIDRLDEVWARFKNLKVQDLEGDELLYRELRDRFGTYFDGCMGAAALQKRLESFDLEEEAERLREIIRTGKGQKKTRALKRLKVVSAFLQTSNKPKGMVLDCVPVIPPDLRPMVQLDGGRFATSDLNDLYRRVINRNNRLKRLLDLGAPEIIVNNEKRMLQEAVDALFDNGRRGRPVTGPGNRPLKSLSDMLKGKQGRFRQNLLGKRVDYSARSVIVVGPQLKLHQCGLPKAMALELFKPFVMKRLVDLNHAQNIKSAKRMVERGRTVVYDVLEEVIAEHPVLLNRAPTLHRLGIQAFEPQLVEGKAIQIHPLVCTAFNADFDGDQMAVHLPLSAEAQAEARILMLSSNNILKPADGRPVTMPTQDMVLGLFFLTTDGELRDTKGEGRAFGSTAEATMAFDNGELALQSSVDIRFPVGTIPPRGWVQPVAEEGEQEFQPGDSFRLKTTLGRALFNELLPEDYPFVDYSVGKKQLSEIVNDLAERYPKVIVAATLDNLKAAGFHWATRSGVTVAISDVVVPEAKKAIVAGYEAMDEKVQKQYERGLITKDERTQELIAIWTKATNEVAEAMNANFPKTNPIFMMVDSGARGNMMQMRQIAGMRGLVSNAKNETIPRPIKASFREGLTVLEYFISTHGARKGLADTALRTADSGYLTRRLVDVSQDVIIREEDCGTERGLKLKIAVRGEDGVLRKADDVETSIYARMLAEDVVIDGKVIAPANVDLGDVLIDALVANGVEEVKTRSVLTCESAVGTCAFCYGRSLATGKLVDIGEAVGIIAAQSIGEPGTQLTMRTFHTGGVAGDDITQGLPRVVELFEARTPKGVAPISEAAGRVRIEETEKTKKIVITPDDGSDETAFPISKRAKVIVHEGDHVEVGQKLTMGATNPHDVLRILGQRAVQVHLVGEVQKVYNSQGVSIHDKHIEIIIRQMLRRVTIIESGDAELLPGELVERSKFETENRRVVTEGGHPASGRPQLMGITKASLATESWLSAASFQETTRVLTDAAINAKSDSLIGLKENVIIGKLIPAGTGLARYRNIRVEPTEEAKAAMYSAVGYDDIDYSPFGTGSGQAVPLEDYDYGPYNG; translated from the coding sequence GTGCTCGACGTCAACTTCTTCGACGAGCTGCGGATCGGCCTTGCCACCGCGGACGACATCCGAACCTGGTCGCACGGCGAGGTCAAGAAGCCGGAGACCATCAACTACCGCACCCTCAAGCCCGAGAAGGACGGACTCTTCTGCGAGAAGATCTTCGGTCCGACCCGGGACTGGGAGTGCTACTGCGGCAAGTACAAGCGTGTCCGCTTCAAGGGCATCATCTGTGAGCGTTGTGGCGTCGAAGTCACGCGCGCCAAGGTGCGCCGTGAGCGGATGGGCCACATCGAGCTTGCCGCTCCCGTCACCCACATCTGGTACTTCAAGGGCGTCCCGTCGCGCCTCGGATACCTGCTGGACCTCGCGCCGAAGGACCTCGAGAAGGTCATCTACTTCGCCGCGTACATGATCACGTTCGTCGACGACGAGCGTCGCACCCGCGACCTCCCGTCCCTGGAGGCGCACGTCTCCGTCGAGCGCCAGCAGATCGAGAACCGCCGTGACGCGGACCTCGAAGGCCGGGCCAAGAAGCTCGAGACCGACCTGGGCGAGCTTGAGGCCGAGGGCGCGAAGGCCGACGTACGCCGCAAGGTGCGCGAAGGTGCCGAGCGCGAGATGAAGCAGCTGCGTGACCGCGCCCAGCGCGAGATCGACCGCCTCGACGAGGTGTGGGCCCGCTTCAAGAACCTCAAGGTCCAGGACCTGGAGGGCGACGAGCTCCTGTACCGCGAGCTGCGTGACCGCTTCGGCACGTACTTCGACGGCTGCATGGGCGCCGCCGCGCTGCAGAAGCGCCTGGAGTCCTTCGACCTCGAGGAGGAGGCCGAGCGCCTCCGCGAGATCATCCGTACCGGCAAGGGCCAGAAGAAGACCCGTGCGCTCAAGCGCCTCAAGGTCGTCTCCGCGTTCCTGCAGACCAGCAACAAGCCCAAGGGCATGGTTCTGGACTGCGTGCCGGTGATCCCGCCGGACCTGCGTCCGATGGTGCAGCTGGACGGTGGCCGCTTCGCGACCTCCGACCTGAACGACCTGTACCGCCGCGTGATCAACCGCAACAACCGTCTGAAGCGTCTCCTCGACCTCGGTGCCCCCGAGATCATCGTGAACAACGAGAAGCGCATGCTTCAGGAGGCCGTGGACGCCCTCTTCGACAACGGTCGTCGTGGTCGTCCGGTGACCGGTCCCGGCAACCGTCCCCTGAAGTCCCTCAGCGACATGCTGAAGGGCAAGCAGGGTCGATTCCGTCAGAACCTTCTCGGCAAGCGCGTGGACTACTCCGCGCGTTCCGTGATCGTCGTCGGTCCCCAGCTGAAGCTGCACCAGTGTGGTCTGCCCAAGGCCATGGCGCTGGAGCTCTTCAAGCCGTTCGTGATGAAGCGCCTGGTCGACCTGAACCACGCGCAGAACATCAAGTCGGCGAAGCGCATGGTCGAGCGCGGCCGCACGGTCGTGTACGACGTGCTCGAAGAGGTCATCGCCGAGCACCCGGTTCTGCTGAACCGTGCGCCCACGCTGCACCGCCTCGGCATCCAGGCCTTCGAGCCCCAGCTGGTCGAAGGCAAGGCCATCCAGATCCACCCGCTCGTCTGCACCGCGTTCAACGCGGACTTCGACGGTGACCAGATGGCCGTGCACCTGCCGCTCTCCGCGGAGGCACAGGCCGAGGCCCGCATCCTGATGCTGTCCTCGAACAACATCCTCAAGCCGGCCGACGGCCGTCCGGTCACGATGCCGACCCAGGACATGGTCCTCGGTCTGTTCTTCCTGACCACCGACGGTGAGCTCCGTGACACCAAGGGCGAGGGCCGCGCGTTCGGCTCCACGGCCGAGGCGACCATGGCGTTCGACAACGGCGAGCTCGCGCTCCAGTCGTCCGTCGACATCCGCTTCCCGGTGGGCACCATCCCGCCGCGCGGCTGGGTGCAGCCGGTCGCAGAAGAGGGCGAGCAGGAGTTCCAGCCGGGCGACAGCTTCCGTCTGAAGACGACCCTGGGTCGCGCGCTCTTCAACGAGCTGCTGCCCGAGGACTACCCGTTCGTCGACTACTCGGTGGGCAAGAAGCAGCTCTCCGAGATCGTCAACGACCTGGCGGAGCGCTACCCCAAGGTCATCGTGGCGGCGACGCTCGACAACCTGAAGGCGGCCGGCTTCCACTGGGCGACCCGTTCGGGCGTCACCGTGGCCATCTCCGACGTCGTCGTGCCCGAGGCCAAGAAGGCCATCGTCGCGGGCTACGAGGCGATGGACGAGAAGGTCCAGAAGCAGTACGAGCGCGGTCTGATCACCAAGGACGAGCGCACGCAGGAGCTCATCGCGATCTGGACCAAGGCGACCAACGAGGTTGCCGAGGCGATGAACGCGAACTTCCCCAAGACGAACCCCATCTTCATGATGGTTGACTCGGGTGCCCGAGGAAACATGATGCAGATGCGACAGATCGCCGGTATGCGTGGTCTGGTGTCGAACGCGAAGAACGAGACCATCCCGCGTCCGATCAAGGCGTCCTTCCGTGAGGGCCTCACCGTTCTGGAGTACTTCATCTCCACGCACGGTGCCCGTAAGGGTCTGGCGGACACCGCCCTGCGTACCGCCGACTCGGGTTACCTGACCCGTCGTCTGGTGGACGTCTCGCAGGACGTGATCATCCGCGAGGAGGACTGTGGCACCGAGCGCGGTCTGAAGCTGAAGATCGCCGTTCGCGGCGAGGACGGCGTGCTGCGCAAGGCCGACGACGTCGAGACCTCGATCTACGCCCGCATGCTGGCCGAGGACGTCGTCATCGACGGCAAGGTCATCGCGCCGGCCAACGTCGACCTCGGTGACGTGCTCATCGACGCCCTGGTCGCCAACGGCGTCGAGGAGGTCAAGACCCGTTCGGTCCTGACCTGTGAGTCCGCGGTCGGCACCTGTGCCTTCTGCTACGGACGCTCGCTCGCCACCGGCAAGCTGGTCGACATCGGTGAGGCGGTCGGCATCATCGCCGCCCAGTCCATCGGTGAGCCCGGTACCCAGCTGACGATGCGTACCTTCCACACCGGTGGTGTGGCCGGTGACGACATCACGCAGGGTCTGCCGCGTGTCGTCGAGCTCTTCGAGGCCCGTACCCCGAAGGGTGTCGCCCCGATCTCCGAGGCCGCCGGCCGCGTGCGGATCGAGGAGACCGAGAAGACGAAGAAGATCGTCATCACGCCCGACGACGGCAGCGACGAGACGGCGTTCCCGATCTCGAAGCGCGCCAAGGTCATCGTGCACGAGGGCGACCACGTCGAGGTGGGCCAGAAGCTCACCATGGGTGCCACCAACCCGCACGACGTGCTGCGCATCCTCGGCCAGCGTGCCGTCCAGGTCCACCTGGTCGGCGAAGTCCAGAAGGTCTACAACTCGCAGGGCGTGTCGATCCACGACAAGCACATCGAGATCATCATCCGGCAGATGCTGCGCCGCGTGACGATCATCGAGTCCGGCGACGCGGAGCTCCTGCCGGGCGAGCTGGTCGAGCGGTCGAAGTTCGAGACCGAGAACCGTCGTGTGGTCACCGAGGGCGGTCACCCCGCCTCCGGCCGTCCGCAGCTGATGGGTATCACCAAGGCCTCGCTGGCGACGGAATCCTGGCTGTCGGCCGCCTCCTTCCAGGAGACGACCCGAGTCCTGACGGATGCGGCGATCAACGCCAAGTCCGACAGCCTCATCGGCCTCAAGGAGAACGTCATCATCGGTAAGCTCATCCCGGCCGGTACGGGCCTCGCCCGCTACCGCAACATCCGGGTGGAGCCCACCGAGGAAGCCAAGGCCGCGATGTACTCGGCCGTCGGTTACGACGACATCGACTACTCGCCCTTCGGCACCGGCTCCGGCCAGGCTGTCCCGCTGGAGGACTACGACTACGGCCCGTACAACGGCTAA
- the rpoB gene encoding DNA-directed RNA polymerase subunit beta, whose translation MAASRNASTNTNNGASTAPLRISFAKIKEPLEVPNLLALQTESFDWLLGNAAWKSRVESALESGQDVPTKSGLEEIFEEISPIEDFSGSMSLTFRDHRFEPAKNSVDECKDRDFTYAAPLFVTAEFTNNETGEIKSQTVFMGDFPLMTNKGTFVINGTERVVVSQLVRSPGVYFDSSIDKTSDKDIFAAKIIPSRGAWLEMEIDKRDMVGVRIDRKRKQSVTVLLKALGWTTEQILEEFGEYESMRATLEKDHTQGQDDALLDIYRKLRPGEPPTREAAQTLLENLYFNPKRYDLAKVGRYKVNKKLGADEPLDAGVLTTDDVIATIKYLVKLHAGETETTGESGRSIVVETDDIDHFGNRRLRNVGELIQNQVRTGLARMERVVRERMTTQDVEAITPQTLINIRPVVASIKEFFGTSQLSQFMDQNNPLSGLTHKRRLSALGPGGLSRERAGFEVRDVHPSHYGRMCPIETPEGPNIGLIGSLASYGRVNAFGFVETPYRKVIDGVVTDEVDYLTADEEDRFVIAQANAGLSDDMRFTENRVLVRRRGGEIDYIAGDDVDYMDVSPRQMVSVATAMIPFLEHDDANRALMGANMMRQAVPLIKAEAPLVGTGMEYRCAVDAGDSIRAEKDGVVQEVSADYITAANDDGTYTTYRVAKFSRSNQGTSVNQKVIVNEGDRIVESQVLADGPATEEGEMALGKNLLVAFMPWEGHNYEDAIILSQRLVQDDVLSSIHIEEHEVDARDTKLGPEEITRDIPNVSEEVLADLDERGIIRIGADVVAGDILVGKVTPKGETELTPEERLLRAIFGEKAREVRDTSLKVPHGEIGKVIGVRVFDREEGDELPPGVNQLVRVYVAQKRKITDGDKLAGRHGNKGVISKILPIEDMPFLEDGTPVDIILNPLGVPSRMNPGQVLEIHLGWLASRGWDVSGLGEEWAERLKVIGADRVEPGTNVATPVFDGAREDELAGLFEHTIPNRDGDRLVLPSGKARLFDGRSGEPFPDPISIGYMYILKLHHLVDDKLHARSTGPYSMITQQPLGGKAQFGGQRFGEMEVWALEAYGAAYALQELLTIKSDDVTGRVKVYEAIVKGENIPEPGIPESFKVLIKEMQSLCLNVEVLSSDGMSIEMRDTDEDVFRAAEELGIDLSRREPSSVEEV comes from the coding sequence TTGGCCGCCTCGCGCAACGCCTCGACCAATACGAACAACGGTGCCAGCACCGCCCCGCTGCGCATCTCCTTTGCAAAGATCAAGGAGCCCCTCGAGGTTCCGAACCTCCTGGCGCTGCAGACCGAGAGCTTTGACTGGCTTCTCGGCAATGCTGCCTGGAAGTCTCGCGTCGAGTCGGCGCTTGAGAGTGGACAGGACGTCCCCACCAAGTCCGGTCTGGAAGAGATCTTCGAGGAGATCTCGCCGATCGAGGACTTCTCCGGGTCGATGTCGCTGACCTTCCGCGACCACCGTTTCGAGCCGGCGAAGAACTCTGTCGACGAGTGCAAGGACCGCGACTTCACGTACGCGGCTCCGCTGTTCGTTACTGCCGAGTTCACGAACAACGAGACCGGAGAGATCAAGTCTCAGACGGTCTTCATGGGCGACTTCCCGCTCATGACCAACAAGGGCACCTTCGTCATCAACGGCACCGAGCGTGTCGTCGTGTCGCAGCTTGTCCGCTCCCCTGGCGTCTACTTCGACTCCTCCATCGACAAGACGTCCGACAAGGACATCTTTGCCGCCAAGATCATCCCGTCCCGGGGTGCCTGGCTGGAGATGGAGATCGACAAGCGCGACATGGTCGGTGTCCGCATCGACCGCAAGCGCAAGCAGTCCGTCACCGTCCTCCTGAAGGCTCTCGGCTGGACCACCGAGCAGATCCTCGAGGAGTTCGGCGAGTACGAGTCCATGCGCGCCACCCTGGAGAAGGACCACACCCAGGGTCAGGACGACGCGCTGCTCGACATCTACCGCAAGCTGCGCCCGGGCGAGCCGCCGACCCGCGAGGCCGCTCAGACGCTGCTCGAGAACCTCTACTTCAACCCGAAGCGCTACGACCTCGCCAAGGTCGGCCGCTACAAGGTGAACAAGAAGCTCGGCGCCGACGAGCCGCTCGACGCCGGTGTGCTCACCACCGACGACGTCATCGCGACGATCAAGTACCTGGTCAAGCTGCACGCCGGCGAGACCGAGACGACCGGCGAGTCCGGCCGTTCGATCGTGGTCGAGACCGATGACATCGACCACTTCGGCAACCGTCGTCTGCGCAACGTCGGCGAGCTCATCCAGAACCAGGTCCGCACGGGTCTGGCTCGTATGGAGCGCGTCGTCCGCGAGCGCATGACGACCCAGGACGTCGAGGCGATCACGCCGCAGACCCTGATCAACATCCGGCCGGTCGTCGCCTCCATCAAGGAGTTCTTCGGCACCAGCCAGCTGTCCCAGTTCATGGACCAGAACAACCCGCTCTCGGGTCTGACCCACAAGCGCCGCCTGTCGGCGCTGGGCCCCGGCGGTCTGTCCCGTGAGCGGGCCGGCTTCGAGGTCCGTGACGTTCACCCGTCGCACTACGGCCGCATGTGCCCGATCGAGACCCCTGAAGGCCCGAACATCGGTCTGATCGGCTCGCTCGCCTCCTACGGCCGTGTCAACGCGTTCGGCTTCGTCGAGACCCCGTACCGCAAGGTCATCGACGGCGTCGTCACCGACGAGGTCGACTACCTGACGGCCGACGAGGAAGACCGCTTCGTCATCGCCCAGGCCAACGCCGGCCTGTCCGACGACATGCGCTTCACCGAGAACCGCGTGCTGGTGCGTCGTCGTGGCGGCGAGATCGACTACATCGCCGGCGACGACGTCGACTACATGGACGTCTCCCCGCGCCAGATGGTGTCCGTCGCGACCGCGATGATCCCCTTCCTGGAGCACGACGACGCCAACCGTGCCCTCATGGGCGCGAACATGATGCGCCAGGCCGTTCCGCTCATCAAGGCGGAGGCCCCGCTCGTCGGCACCGGCATGGAGTACCGCTGTGCGGTCGACGCCGGTGACTCGATCCGTGCGGAGAAGGACGGTGTCGTCCAAGAGGTCTCGGCCGACTACATCACCGCCGCCAACGACGATGGCACGTACACCACGTACCGCGTCGCCAAGTTCTCCCGCTCGAACCAGGGCACCTCGGTCAACCAGAAGGTCATCGTCAACGAGGGTGACCGGATCGTCGAGTCCCAGGTCCTCGCCGACGGACCGGCGACCGAAGAGGGCGAGATGGCCCTCGGCAAGAACCTGCTCGTCGCGTTCATGCCGTGGGAAGGTCACAACTACGAGGACGCGATCATCCTGTCGCAGCGCCTCGTGCAGGACGACGTCCTCTCCTCGATCCACATCGAGGAGCACGAGGTCGACGCCCGTGACACCAAGCTCGGCCCCGAGGAGATCACCCGGGACATCCCGAACGTCTCCGAGGAGGTCCTCGCGGACCTCGACGAGCGCGGCATCATCCGCATCGGTGCGGACGTCGTCGCCGGCGACATCCTGGTCGGCAAGGTCACGCCCAAGGGCGAGACCGAGCTGACCCCGGAGGAGCGCCTGCTCCGCGCGATCTTCGGTGAGAAGGCCCGCGAGGTGCGTGACACCTCGCTCAAGGTCCCTCACGGTGAGATCGGCAAGGTCATCGGTGTCCGCGTCTTCGACCGCGAGGAGGGCGACGAGCTTCCCCCGGGCGTGAACCAGCTGGTCCGCGTCTACGTCGCCCAGAAGCGCAAGATCACCGACGGTGACAAGCTCGCCGGCCGCCACGGCAACAAGGGTGTCATCTCCAAGATCCTTCCGATCGAGGACATGCCCTTCCTTGAGGACGGCACGCCGGTCGACATCATCCTGAACCCGCTGGGTGTCCCGTCCCGAATGAACCCGGGACAGGTCCTGGAGATCCACCTCGGCTGGCTCGCCAGCCGCGGCTGGGACGTCTCCGGGCTCGGCGAGGAGTGGGCCGAGCGTCTGAAGGTCATCGGTGCCGACCGTGTCGAGCCCGGTACCAACGTCGCCACCCCCGTGTTCGACGGTGCCCGCGAGGACGAGCTCGCCGGCCTCTTCGAGCACACCATCCCGAACCGCGACGGTGACCGCCTGGTCCTCCCGTCCGGCAAGGCGCGCCTGTTCGACGGCCGCTCCGGCGAGCCGTTCCCGGACCCGATCTCGATCGGGTACATGTACATCCTCAAGCTCCACCACCTGGTCGACGACAAGCTCCACGCTCGGTCGACCGGTCCGTACTCGATGATCACGCAGCAGCCGCTGGGTGGTAAGGCGCAGTTCGGTGGCCAGCGCTTCGGTGAGATGGAGGTGTGGGCGCTTGAGGCTTATGGCGCCGCTTACGCCCTCCAGGAGCTGCTGACCATCAAGTCCGACGACGTCACCGGCCGCGTGAAGGTCTACGAGGCCATCGTCAAGGGCGAGAACATCCCCGAGCCGGGCATTCCCGAGTCCTTCAAGGTGCTCATCAAGGAAATGCAGTCGCTCTGCCTCAACGTGGAGGTGCTGTCCTCGGACGGCATGTCCATCGAGATGCGCGACACCGACGAGGACGTCTTCCGCGCGGCGGAGGAGCTCGGTATCGACCTGTCCCGGCGCGAGCCGAGCAGCGTCGAAGAGGTCTGA